In Choloepus didactylus isolate mChoDid1 chromosome 6, mChoDid1.pri, whole genome shotgun sequence, one DNA window encodes the following:
- the SLCO2B1 gene encoding solute carrier organic anion transporter family member 2B1 isoform X1, which produces MGPRMGPAGERSQVPDKDSKDTMGTEGPPGGRASPGPQDPRPSIFHSVKFFVLCHSLLQLAQLMISGYLKSSISTVEKRFGLSSQTSGLLAAFNEVGNTALIVFVSYFGSRVHRPRLIGCGAVLVALAGLLMSLPHFISEPYRYDHARPEDLSQDFKASLCLPTTSAPAPAPSNDSCLSYTEAKHLAVVGIMFTAQTLLGVGSVPIQPFGISYIDDFAHNSNSPLYIGILFAVTMMGPGMAYGLGGLMLRLYVDIDRMPEGGISLTPKDPRWVGAWWLGFLISAGAVALAAAPYFFFPREMPKEKYELGFRRRVLAVAASPVKKGEDSSSEQSPGGSPEKQDGLVQIAPDLSVIQFIKVFPRVLLRTLRHPIFLLVVLSQVCLSSMVAGTATFLPKFLERQFSVTASFANLLIGCLPIPLSIMGIVVGGVLVKRLHLGPLRCSVLCLLGSLACILISLPLFFIGCSTHQVAGIMPPPGGQPGPVLFPGCTEPCSCSPDNFNPVCDPSTRVEYISPCHAGCTGRVVQEAPDDGLVFYTNCSCVVGGGPVPAGSCDSACSHLVLLFVLLVSLAAALISVTHTPSFILILRGVKKEDKALAVGIQFMLQRVLAWMPSPVIHGSAIDTTCVHWAQSCGRRAVCRYYDHDLLRNRFLGLQFFFKTGCLVCFALVLAVLRQQEKEAETKAALPSPGQEQQQLMPGPEKKPKESKV; this is translated from the exons TTCTTCGTCCTGTGCCACAGCCTGCTGCAGCTGGCACAGCTCATGATCTCCGGCTACCTCAAGAGCTCCATCTCCACAGTGGAGAAGCGCTTCGGCCTCTCCAGCCAGACGTCGGGGCTGCTGGCCGCCTTCAACGAG GTGGGGAACACAGCCCTGATCGTGTTTGTGAGCTATTTTGGCAGCCGGGTGCACCGGCCCCGGCTGATCGGCTGTGGGGCTGTCCTGGTGGCCCTAGCGGGCCTGCTCATGAGCCTCCCACACTTCATCTCGGAGCCATACCGCTACGACCACGCCAGGCCCG AGGATCTGTCACAGGACTTTAAGGCTTCCCTGTGCCTGCCCACGACCTCGGCCCCAGCACCAGCCCCCTCCAACGACAGCTGTTTGAGCTACACGGAGGCGAAGCATCTGGCCGTGGTGGGCATAATGTTCACAGCACAGACCCTGCTCGGGGTGGGCAGCGTGCCCATTCAGCCCTTCGGCATCTCCTACATCGATGACTTTGCACACAACAGCAATTCACCCCTCTACATCG GGATCCTGTTTGCAGTAACCATGATGGGGCCAGGCATGGCCTATGGCCTGGGAGGCCTCATGCTGCGCCTTTATGTGGACATTGACCGAATGCCAGAAG GTGGCATCAGCCTGACCCCAAAGGACCCTCGATGGGTGGGTGCCTGGTGGCTGGGCTTCCTCATCTCTGCTGGCGCCGTGGCCCTGGCCGCCGCCCCCTACTTCTTCTTCCCCAGAGAGATGCCCAAGGAGAAGTATGAGCTTGGCTTCCGGCGAAGGGTCTTGGCAGTTGCAGCCTCACCTGTCAAAAAA GGTGAGGACTCCTCCTCTGAACAAAGCCCTGGGGGATCCCCAGAGAAGCAGGATGGACTTGTCCAGATTGCCCCAGACCTCAGTGTGATCCAGTTCATCAAAG TCTTCCCCAGGGTGCTGCTGCGGACCCTGCGCCACCCCATCTTCCTGCTGGTCGTCCTGTCCCAGGTGTGCCTGTCGTCCATGGTGGCGGGCACGGCCACCTTCCTGCCGAAGTTCCTGGAGCGGCAGTTTTCCGTCACCGCCTCCTTCGCCAACCTGCTCATCGGCTGCCTCCCCATCCCGTTGTCCATCATGGGCATCGTGGTGGGGGGCGTCCTCGTCAAGCGTCTCCACCTGGGCCCCCTGCGCTGCAGTGTCCTTTGCCTGCTGGGGTCGCTGGCCTGCATCCTAATCAGCCTGCCTCTCTTCTTCATCGGCTGCTCTACCCATCAGGTTGCAGGCATCATGCCCCCGCCTGG TGGCCAGCCTGGGCCCGTGCTGTTTCCTGGCTGCACAGAGCCCTGCTCCTGCTCGCCAGACAACTTTAACCCCGTCTGCGACCCTAGCACCCGTGTGGAGTACATCTCGCCCTGCCATGCAGGCTGCACAGGCCGGGTGGTCCAGGAGGCTCCGGATGATGGACTG GTTTTCTACACCAACTGCAGCTGCGTGGTGGGGGGTGGCCCTGTGCCCGCAGGCTCCTGCGACTCAGCCTGCAGCCACCTGGTGCTGCTCTTCGTGCTCCTGGTCAGCCTGGCTGCGGCACTGATCAGTGTCACCCACACACCATCCTTCATACTCATCCTAAG GGGAGTGAAGAAAGAAGACAAGGCTTTGGCTGTGGGAATCCAGTTCATGCTCCAGAGAGTTCTGG CCTGGATGCCCAGCCCCGTGATTCACGGCAGCGCCATCGACACCACCTGTGTGCACTGGGCCCAGAGCTGTGGGCGCCGAGCTGTCTGCCGCTACTATGATCACGACCTGCTCCGAAATCg GTTCCTCGGCCTCCAGTTCTTCTTCAAGACCGGCTGCCTGGTCTGCTTCGCCTTGGTTTTAGCCGTCCTGAGGCAACAGGAAAAAGAGGCAGAGACCAAGGCAGCCCTACCCAGCCCTGGCCAAGAGCAGCAGCAGTTAATGCCAGGGCCAGAGAAGAAGCCCAAGGAGTCCAAAGTGTGA
- the SLCO2B1 gene encoding solute carrier organic anion transporter family member 2B1 isoform X2: MGTEGPPGGRASPGPQDPRPSIFHSVKFFVLCHSLLQLAQLMISGYLKSSISTVEKRFGLSSQTSGLLAAFNEVGNTALIVFVSYFGSRVHRPRLIGCGAVLVALAGLLMSLPHFISEPYRYDHARPEDLSQDFKASLCLPTTSAPAPAPSNDSCLSYTEAKHLAVVGIMFTAQTLLGVGSVPIQPFGISYIDDFAHNSNSPLYIGILFAVTMMGPGMAYGLGGLMLRLYVDIDRMPEGGISLTPKDPRWVGAWWLGFLISAGAVALAAAPYFFFPREMPKEKYELGFRRRVLAVAASPVKKGEDSSSEQSPGGSPEKQDGLVQIAPDLSVIQFIKVFPRVLLRTLRHPIFLLVVLSQVCLSSMVAGTATFLPKFLERQFSVTASFANLLIGCLPIPLSIMGIVVGGVLVKRLHLGPLRCSVLCLLGSLACILISLPLFFIGCSTHQVAGIMPPPGGQPGPVLFPGCTEPCSCSPDNFNPVCDPSTRVEYISPCHAGCTGRVVQEAPDDGLVFYTNCSCVVGGGPVPAGSCDSACSHLVLLFVLLVSLAAALISVTHTPSFILILRGVKKEDKALAVGIQFMLQRVLAWMPSPVIHGSAIDTTCVHWAQSCGRRAVCRYYDHDLLRNRFLGLQFFFKTGCLVCFALVLAVLRQQEKEAETKAALPSPGQEQQQLMPGPEKKPKESKV; the protein is encoded by the exons TTCTTCGTCCTGTGCCACAGCCTGCTGCAGCTGGCACAGCTCATGATCTCCGGCTACCTCAAGAGCTCCATCTCCACAGTGGAGAAGCGCTTCGGCCTCTCCAGCCAGACGTCGGGGCTGCTGGCCGCCTTCAACGAG GTGGGGAACACAGCCCTGATCGTGTTTGTGAGCTATTTTGGCAGCCGGGTGCACCGGCCCCGGCTGATCGGCTGTGGGGCTGTCCTGGTGGCCCTAGCGGGCCTGCTCATGAGCCTCCCACACTTCATCTCGGAGCCATACCGCTACGACCACGCCAGGCCCG AGGATCTGTCACAGGACTTTAAGGCTTCCCTGTGCCTGCCCACGACCTCGGCCCCAGCACCAGCCCCCTCCAACGACAGCTGTTTGAGCTACACGGAGGCGAAGCATCTGGCCGTGGTGGGCATAATGTTCACAGCACAGACCCTGCTCGGGGTGGGCAGCGTGCCCATTCAGCCCTTCGGCATCTCCTACATCGATGACTTTGCACACAACAGCAATTCACCCCTCTACATCG GGATCCTGTTTGCAGTAACCATGATGGGGCCAGGCATGGCCTATGGCCTGGGAGGCCTCATGCTGCGCCTTTATGTGGACATTGACCGAATGCCAGAAG GTGGCATCAGCCTGACCCCAAAGGACCCTCGATGGGTGGGTGCCTGGTGGCTGGGCTTCCTCATCTCTGCTGGCGCCGTGGCCCTGGCCGCCGCCCCCTACTTCTTCTTCCCCAGAGAGATGCCCAAGGAGAAGTATGAGCTTGGCTTCCGGCGAAGGGTCTTGGCAGTTGCAGCCTCACCTGTCAAAAAA GGTGAGGACTCCTCCTCTGAACAAAGCCCTGGGGGATCCCCAGAGAAGCAGGATGGACTTGTCCAGATTGCCCCAGACCTCAGTGTGATCCAGTTCATCAAAG TCTTCCCCAGGGTGCTGCTGCGGACCCTGCGCCACCCCATCTTCCTGCTGGTCGTCCTGTCCCAGGTGTGCCTGTCGTCCATGGTGGCGGGCACGGCCACCTTCCTGCCGAAGTTCCTGGAGCGGCAGTTTTCCGTCACCGCCTCCTTCGCCAACCTGCTCATCGGCTGCCTCCCCATCCCGTTGTCCATCATGGGCATCGTGGTGGGGGGCGTCCTCGTCAAGCGTCTCCACCTGGGCCCCCTGCGCTGCAGTGTCCTTTGCCTGCTGGGGTCGCTGGCCTGCATCCTAATCAGCCTGCCTCTCTTCTTCATCGGCTGCTCTACCCATCAGGTTGCAGGCATCATGCCCCCGCCTGG TGGCCAGCCTGGGCCCGTGCTGTTTCCTGGCTGCACAGAGCCCTGCTCCTGCTCGCCAGACAACTTTAACCCCGTCTGCGACCCTAGCACCCGTGTGGAGTACATCTCGCCCTGCCATGCAGGCTGCACAGGCCGGGTGGTCCAGGAGGCTCCGGATGATGGACTG GTTTTCTACACCAACTGCAGCTGCGTGGTGGGGGGTGGCCCTGTGCCCGCAGGCTCCTGCGACTCAGCCTGCAGCCACCTGGTGCTGCTCTTCGTGCTCCTGGTCAGCCTGGCTGCGGCACTGATCAGTGTCACCCACACACCATCCTTCATACTCATCCTAAG GGGAGTGAAGAAAGAAGACAAGGCTTTGGCTGTGGGAATCCAGTTCATGCTCCAGAGAGTTCTGG CCTGGATGCCCAGCCCCGTGATTCACGGCAGCGCCATCGACACCACCTGTGTGCACTGGGCCCAGAGCTGTGGGCGCCGAGCTGTCTGCCGCTACTATGATCACGACCTGCTCCGAAATCg GTTCCTCGGCCTCCAGTTCTTCTTCAAGACCGGCTGCCTGGTCTGCTTCGCCTTGGTTTTAGCCGTCCTGAGGCAACAGGAAAAAGAGGCAGAGACCAAGGCAGCCCTACCCAGCCCTGGCCAAGAGCAGCAGCAGTTAATGCCAGGGCCAGAGAAGAAGCCCAAGGAGTCCAAAGTGTGA